Proteins found in one Serinicoccus marinus DSM 15273 genomic segment:
- a CDS encoding alpha/beta hydrolase family protein, with product MKPSDLTKIRTLSSPTVHPDGRDVVFVVSRPDVEDNRYRTSLWRLDLSTDDARPTRLTSSTRDSAPAYSPDGTQLAFLRAGDDGPPQLHVMPADGGDARRLTDQPLGVGSVSWSPEGTQLVYAARIPEQGRYGTDDAVKPDQEAPRLIEHSTYLADGLGYVLDRPSKLFLLDLADLPDPDGPDADELPPSTQLTSGRGDDSAPVFLHAGTRIAFVASRDRRGAWTPDTLVSDVCSVDLRGKGFRRHTDRTGSVGSVHVGPDGTAVYGAADLGSSKQDFVARNAVLRRLDGPGVALTDAETDHLACAPVIGGDGAVVAAFEVRGDTVVRDLTADRVLLEGHVGVTALAAGGDVVVAVAGTREAYSELFVGRSGETLTQRTDFARHLTDTAAPIETEELDATSGDGYPVHGWLVRPTTKPRRKAGHPVILLIHGGPYAQYSGNLFDEAQVLAGAGYAVVMGNPRGGSGYGAAHGRAVKEAIGTVDVADLTALLDHALTLPGLDGSRLGVMGGSYGGLMTTWLVGHTDRFTAAISERAVNAWDSFAGTSDIGWFFADEYAGAFQHEQSPLTWADRITTPTLVIHSERDFRCPLEQGQRLFARLRKNGVPSKLLVFPGEGHELSRSGQPRHRLQRFEHILDWWGDHLR from the coding sequence GTGAAGCCCAGCGACCTGACGAAGATCCGCACGCTCTCCTCCCCCACGGTGCACCCCGACGGCCGCGACGTGGTCTTCGTCGTGAGCCGGCCGGACGTCGAGGACAACCGCTACCGCACCAGCCTGTGGCGGCTCGACCTGAGCACGGACGACGCCCGGCCCACCCGGTTGACCAGCAGCACGCGGGACTCGGCACCGGCATACTCCCCCGACGGCACGCAGCTGGCCTTCCTCCGCGCCGGCGACGACGGACCGCCGCAGCTGCACGTCATGCCTGCCGACGGCGGCGACGCTCGACGCCTGACCGACCAGCCGCTGGGCGTCGGCTCCGTCTCCTGGTCCCCCGAGGGCACGCAGCTCGTGTATGCCGCCCGTATCCCCGAGCAGGGTCGCTACGGCACCGACGACGCCGTCAAGCCCGACCAGGAGGCGCCGCGGCTCATCGAGCACAGCACCTACCTGGCCGACGGGCTCGGCTACGTCCTCGACCGCCCGAGCAAGCTCTTCCTGCTCGACCTCGCCGACCTGCCCGATCCCGATGGCCCGGACGCCGACGAGCTCCCACCCAGCACGCAGCTCACCTCGGGTCGAGGTGACGACAGCGCGCCCGTCTTCCTGCACGCCGGCACCCGGATCGCCTTCGTCGCCTCTCGCGACCGGCGCGGCGCCTGGACCCCGGACACCCTCGTGAGCGACGTGTGCTCGGTCGACCTGCGCGGCAAGGGCTTCCGCCGGCACACCGACCGCACCGGATCGGTCGGCAGCGTGCACGTCGGCCCGGACGGCACGGCCGTCTACGGTGCGGCCGACCTCGGCAGCTCGAAGCAGGACTTCGTGGCTCGCAACGCGGTGCTGCGCCGGCTCGACGGCCCGGGGGTCGCGCTCACCGACGCCGAGACCGACCACCTCGCCTGCGCCCCGGTCATCGGCGGCGACGGCGCGGTCGTCGCCGCCTTCGAGGTGCGCGGCGACACCGTCGTGCGTGACCTGACGGCCGACCGGGTGCTGCTCGAGGGTCACGTGGGCGTGACCGCCCTGGCCGCCGGCGGCGACGTCGTCGTCGCGGTCGCGGGCACGCGCGAGGCATACTCCGAGCTCTTCGTCGGCCGCTCCGGCGAGACGCTCACGCAGCGCACCGACTTCGCCCGCCACCTCACCGACACGGCCGCACCGATCGAGACCGAGGAGCTGGACGCGACCTCGGGCGACGGCTACCCGGTGCACGGCTGGCTGGTCCGGCCCACCACCAAGCCGCGGCGCAAGGCGGGCCACCCGGTGATCCTGCTCATCCACGGCGGCCCCTACGCGCAGTACTCCGGCAACCTCTTCGACGAGGCCCAGGTCCTCGCCGGCGCTGGGTATGCCGTCGTCATGGGCAACCCGCGAGGCGGCTCCGGCTACGGCGCGGCGCACGGACGGGCGGTCAAGGAGGCGATCGGCACCGTCGACGTGGCCGACCTCACCGCGCTGCTGGACCACGCGCTGACCCTGCCGGGCCTCGACGGCTCTCGGCTCGGCGTCATGGGCGGCTCCTACGGCGGGCTGATGACGACCTGGCTGGTCGGGCACACCGACCGCTTCACCGCGGCGATCAGCGAGCGCGCTGTCAACGCCTGGGACTCCTTCGCCGGCACCAGCGACATCGGCTGGTTCTTCGCCGACGAGTATGCCGGCGCCTTCCAGCACGAGCAGTCACCGCTGACCTGGGCCGACCGGATCACCACACCGACGCTGGTCATCCACTCCGAGCGCGACTTCCGCTGCCCGCTGGAGCAGGGGCAACGGCTCTTCGCGCGGCTGCGCAAGAACGGCGTGCCCAGCAAGCTGCTCGTCTTCCCCGGCGAGGGGCACGAGCTGTCGCGCTCGGGCCAGCCGCGGCACCGGCTGCAGCGCTTCGAGCACATCCTCGACTGGTGGGGCGACCACCTGCGCTGA
- a CDS encoding PIG-L family deacetylase, whose product MLPTRRQAPGGAPGTAGLCRRARTGARRVAQAFSRPVTYVVAPHPDDETLRLASYIPWLCARTQHPVVLVAVSDGGASRRAELKGWTPAYEREFRRSEQAAAWSALTAGAGHIVRLGLPDGDVQAEEVGRALKKLDRRGARWVVAGHPDDDHPDHRAVVEAVQGLGARTVRFSLGTLMSGEASVYRPTRSSEDQIQIAVAAYENFGRQSVKDEFSALRRLGYVSRVVSRSTVPAAAAPRPQPPAEPARAGASEPAPAVTAEPSPPAPAPPIFVLGNQKSGSTAIASLLAECIGGRASLDVLYQTRTRLADLLGQEDAVATLAQRRPKVFAADVVKDNDVIFLLPSLLAAFPDAQVVFVVRDPGTTSGASSTGWTCPGRRRTSRRTSTTT is encoded by the coding sequence ATGCTCCCCACCCGTCGACAGGCCCCCGGGGGCGCCCCCGGCACGGCAGGACTGTGCAGGCGTGCCCGCACGGGAGCGCGACGGGTCGCCCAGGCGTTCTCCCGGCCGGTGACCTATGTCGTCGCACCGCACCCGGACGACGAGACCCTGCGGCTGGCCTCCTACATCCCGTGGCTCTGCGCGCGCACCCAACACCCGGTCGTCCTGGTCGCCGTCAGCGACGGAGGGGCCTCCCGGCGGGCGGAGCTCAAGGGGTGGACCCCGGCCTACGAGAGGGAGTTCCGCCGGTCCGAGCAGGCCGCCGCGTGGTCGGCCCTGACGGCGGGCGCAGGACACATCGTCCGGCTCGGGCTCCCGGACGGTGACGTTCAGGCGGAGGAGGTCGGTCGGGCGCTGAAGAAGTTGGACCGCCGCGGGGCGCGGTGGGTCGTCGCGGGCCACCCCGACGACGACCACCCGGACCATCGCGCGGTCGTCGAGGCGGTGCAGGGGCTCGGGGCCCGGACCGTGCGGTTCAGCCTGGGCACCCTCATGTCCGGCGAGGCCTCGGTCTACCGGCCGACCCGCAGCAGCGAGGACCAGATCCAGATCGCCGTGGCCGCCTACGAGAACTTCGGCCGGCAGTCCGTCAAGGACGAGTTCTCGGCCCTGCGCAGGCTGGGCTACGTGAGCCGCGTCGTCTCCCGGTCGACGGTGCCCGCCGCTGCGGCGCCCCGCCCGCAGCCGCCGGCGGAGCCGGCGCGTGCGGGCGCCTCAGAGCCGGCGCCCGCTGTCACCGCCGAGCCCTCGCCCCCGGCCCCGGCCCCGCCCATCTTCGTGCTGGGCAACCAGAAGTCGGGGAGCACGGCGATCGCCAGCCTCCTGGCCGAGTGCATCGGCGGGAGGGCCTCGTTGGACGTGCTCTACCAGACCCGCACCCGGTTGGCCGACCTGCTGGGGCAGGAGGACGCGGTCGCCACGCTGGCGCAGCGCCGGCCCAAGGTCTTCGCCGCGGACGTGGTGAAGGACAACGACGTCATCTTCCTGCTGCCCTCGCTGCTGGCGGCCTTCCCGGACGCCCAGGTGGTGTTCGTCGTCCGCGACCCCGGGACAACATCAGGAGCATCCTCAACCGGGTGGACCTGCCCGGGTCGCAGGCGGACCTCACGGCGGACCAGTACGACGACCTGA
- a CDS encoding SRPBCC family protein: MSASTVTVTRVVPVDADRAFRAWMDPAELARWWWPQWPDTTYEVDALQGGRLRITAPSAGVGVEGVFLEHDPPRRFVMTWTWVDDPAAGVPADAAVDTVEVTFAPVDGGTEVTVRHTSDAHEPDGGAAQGWNDVLDRLPRHLAS; the protein is encoded by the coding sequence ATGAGCGCCAGCACCGTCACCGTCACGCGGGTCGTACCGGTCGACGCCGACCGCGCCTTCCGGGCGTGGATGGACCCCGCCGAGCTGGCCCGGTGGTGGTGGCCGCAGTGGCCGGATACGACCTACGAGGTCGACGCCCTCCAGGGCGGGCGGCTGCGCATCACGGCCCCCTCGGCCGGGGTGGGCGTGGAGGGGGTCTTCCTCGAGCACGACCCCCCGCGCCGGTTCGTCATGACCTGGACCTGGGTGGACGACCCGGCTGCCGGCGTGCCCGCGGACGCCGCGGTGGACACGGTCGAGGTCACCTTCGCCCCGGTCGACGGGGGCACCGAGGTGACGGTGCGGCATACCTCCGACGCGCACGAGCCGGACGGTGGTGCCGCGCAGGGGTGGAACGACGTGCTGGACCGGCTGCCCCGGCACCTGGCGAGCTGA
- a CDS encoding MerR family transcriptional regulator produces MTDATTTWTIAQMADDYDVTHRALRHYEHLGLLGPDREGQRRIYHRRERTRLALILRGRRLGFSLEEIATILDMYDDQPGEVGQLRYLLSQIGDRRQDLERRRRDIEDSLRELDELEQRCAEDVARLS; encoded by the coding sequence ATGACCGACGCCACCACGACGTGGACCATCGCCCAGATGGCCGACGACTACGACGTCACCCACCGGGCGCTGCGCCACTACGAGCACCTCGGCCTGCTCGGGCCCGACCGCGAGGGGCAGCGCCGCATCTACCACCGCCGCGAGCGCACCCGCCTCGCGCTCATCCTCCGCGGGCGCCGGCTGGGCTTCTCGCTCGAGGAGATCGCCACCATCCTCGACATGTACGACGACCAGCCGGGCGAGGTCGGTCAGCTGCGCTACCTGCTCTCGCAGATCGGCGACCGTCGCCAGGACCTGGAGCGGCGCCGCCGCGACATCGAGGACAGCCTGCGCGAGCTGGACGAGCTGGAGCAGCGCTGCGCCGAGGACGTCGCGCGGCTGTCCTGA
- a CDS encoding ArsR/SmtB family transcription factor: MSSLNAAAGAIASESRRRVVEHLADGPATVSALAEVLGMSVPGTMRHVDRLAEAGIVRRTKAGRVVTVELVPGSLDPLATWALQHRLLWGNHLDRLAGHLAGPTDRSEP; this comes from the coding sequence ATGTCCTCCCTCAACGCGGCGGCCGGCGCCATCGCCAGCGAGTCCCGCCGCCGGGTGGTCGAGCACCTGGCCGACGGGCCCGCCACCGTGAGCGCCCTGGCCGAGGTGCTCGGGATGAGCGTGCCCGGCACCATGCGCCACGTCGACCGCCTGGCGGAGGCCGGGATCGTCCGCCGGACCAAGGCCGGACGCGTCGTCACCGTCGAGCTGGTGCCCGGCAGCCTCGACCCCCTGGCGACCTGGGCCCTGCAGCACCGCCTCCTCTGGGGCAACCACCTGGACCGCCTGGCAGGTCACCTGGCAGGTCCGACCGACAGGAGCGAGCCATGA
- a CDS encoding acyl-CoA dehydrogenase family protein: MFELTQDHEEFRGLVREFAQGEVAPHVEKWDRDSHFPTELVPKMGELGLFGLNAPEEFGGAGTEHGGFTYTCLAIEELGRVDQSIGITLSAGVGLGINPILSYGTQEQKERWLPDLLAGKTLAGFGLTEPDAGSDAAASKTRARVEDGQWVVNGAKAFITNSGTDITSVVTVTAKTGEDENGRPEISAIMIPAGTDGFVVEPSYRKLGWHISDTHGLSFEDCRVPEDHLLGERGEGFKQFLKTLDDGRIAISALALGCAQRMLEECTAYSQERTAFGKPIAVNQGVSFQISDLAVMVEAARLLTYKAAWLKDEQEAGRRSVAEVKQAAAVAKLYSTEAAVTSTRIATQLFGGNGFMEEYPVARFYRDAKILEIGEGTSEVQRMVIARGLGLPAR, from the coding sequence ATGTTCGAACTGACCCAGGATCATGAGGAGTTCCGCGGCCTGGTCCGCGAGTTCGCGCAGGGGGAGGTGGCGCCGCACGTGGAGAAGTGGGACAGGGACTCCCACTTCCCGACCGAGCTCGTCCCCAAGATGGGCGAGCTGGGTCTGTTCGGTCTCAACGCCCCCGAGGAGTTCGGCGGCGCGGGCACCGAGCACGGCGGCTTCACGTATACCTGCCTCGCGATCGAGGAGCTCGGTCGCGTCGACCAGTCGATCGGCATCACCCTGTCCGCCGGCGTCGGTCTGGGCATCAACCCGATCCTGTCCTACGGCACCCAGGAGCAGAAGGAGCGCTGGCTCCCCGACCTGCTCGCCGGCAAGACCCTCGCGGGCTTCGGGCTGACCGAGCCGGACGCCGGCTCGGACGCCGCCGCCAGCAAGACCCGAGCCCGGGTCGAGGACGGCCAGTGGGTGGTCAACGGCGCCAAGGCCTTCATCACCAACTCCGGCACCGACATCACCTCCGTGGTCACTGTCACCGCCAAGACCGGCGAGGACGAGAACGGCCGGCCGGAGATCAGCGCGATCATGATCCCCGCCGGCACCGACGGCTTCGTCGTCGAGCCGTCCTACCGCAAGCTCGGCTGGCACATCTCCGACACCCACGGCCTGAGCTTCGAGGACTGCCGGGTGCCCGAGGACCACCTGCTCGGCGAGCGCGGCGAGGGTTTCAAGCAGTTCCTCAAGACCCTCGACGATGGCCGGATCGCGATCTCGGCGCTCGCGCTCGGCTGCGCCCAGCGGATGCTCGAGGAGTGCACGGCCTACAGCCAGGAGCGCACCGCCTTCGGCAAGCCGATCGCGGTCAACCAGGGCGTCTCCTTCCAGATCTCGGACCTGGCGGTCATGGTCGAGGCGGCGCGGCTGCTCACCTACAAGGCGGCCTGGCTCAAGGACGAGCAGGAGGCCGGGCGCCGCTCGGTCGCCGAGGTCAAGCAGGCGGCGGCGGTCGCCAAGCTCTACTCCACCGAGGCAGCGGTCACCTCGACCCGGATCGCCACCCAGCTCTTCGGCGGCAACGGCTTCATGGAGGAGTACCCGGTCGCCCGCTTCTACCGCGACGCCAAGATCCTCGAGATCGGCGAGGGCACCTCGGAGGTGCAGCGGATGGTCATCGCCCGCGGCCTCGGGCTCCCCGCCCGCTGA